The genome window TCTTCACCCAAATGCTATTAGTCAACTTATGAACGGTATAGCAGAGCTTATTAATGAATTTGAATCTTATTGTGTTATTGCCACACACTCACCAATTATTATCCAAGAGATGTTTTCTCGAGACGTTTTAATTTTCTCGAGGGAAGAAAATGTTCCTTCGATCAATAAAATTGGTGTTGAATCATTTGGGGAAAACCTATCAGTAATTACGGAAGAAGTTTTTGGTAATAGATCAATCCCTAAGTTTTATGAGACAACGATGAAAAAGCTAGTAAAGCGCTATAAAACATACGATAAGGTACTGGAAATATTAAAAGAAGATAATTTACCGCTAAGTTTAAACGTACGATTGTACCTTCAGGTTTTGGTTGAAAATAATGCTAAAAATTAGAGCTTATGGAGAAGATACCTTTTCTTTTTACCAGGATATTGTTAAGTCTAAAAATAAGACAAAAATGAAACCTGATATTAAGAAAGAATTAGCAGCCATCTCTGATACTCAAACACAATACTTTGAAAATTACGATAATGCATTTGATATGGACTCTTTAGCTTTAATGCAGAGCATGCCATACAGTGAGAATGATAAAGTTAATTTAAAGTCTTTATATAATTATAGAAATAAAAGAATTCAAGCCTTAAAAAATACACTTACTACACACCCTCATCATAGAGAGCATATTTTTAGTACTTGTCAAAACTGCACTATAAATGATGTTGACTCAATGGATCATGTACTAGGTCAGACGGAATTCCCAGAGTATTCTGTTCACCCTAAAAACTTATTTCCATGTTGTAGTGATTGTAATAGAAAAAAATCAGATAAATTTGTTGATGATAATGGCTCACAGTTATTTTTAAATTTGTTTATAGATGACTTACCCAAATCACATTATCTTAAAGTAAGATTTGAAGCCAATTGGATGCCAAGGTTCTATTTAGAGCAGCCTGACGATGTGACTGATGATGTGTTTAATCTAATTAACAACCATTATGAGCATCTAGATCTATTGGAAAGGTTTAGAGGTAAAGGCGGTGAAATTATTAATAACTTAAAAGCTATTATTAAGGGGTATAAAGGACTAGAAGTTAATATAGGGGATAAAATTAATGAGCAATGTAAGGAGCTAGAAACCTATTTAGGATACAACCATCGACAGGTAGTTATATACCGTGAACTAGGATCATCTGATGACTTTATTCGGGAATGCTTTAGCTAAACCCATAATAGTGGCGAAACAAGTTTAATTTCACATTTGGTGCTCTAACTAGGGTTAAGGGTTGGTCTTGTTATATGTGCTCACAATAAACTCTTACTTTTTATCTCTTACTATGACTATCAGTATAATCTGGACTTGTAATTTTTATTAGATAACATTATCTTGTTACTTAGGATTACTAAGTTTCAAGGTGTTGGATGGCTTTTCTATTTTCTCCCAAGGCTCGGGCATTTTCTGACGAATCGCTGGAAAGTTACTTGTTACGGGTCGTTTCAGAGAATTTTTTTGACTCGTATGAAGGGTTAAGTTTAGCTATTCGCGAAGAGCTACATGAGCTTGATTTTGAGGCGCATGGTGCATTCCCGATAGATTTAAAAAGACTCAACGTATACCACGCCAAGCATAATAGCCACTTTAGGATGCGGGCTTTAGGTTTACTCGAGACATTATTAGATTTACCTCGATACGAGCTACAAAAACTGGCTTTGTTAAAGTCAGATATTAAATTTAACTCCTCAGCTGCCTTATATAAAAATGGCGTAGATATTCCCCAGAAATTTATTCGTTATCACACCGAGGCAGCCGTTGATTCGATTCCGGTATGCCCACAATGTCTTGCAGAAGAAGCTTATATAAAACAAAGCTGGCACATAAAGTGGGTAGATGCATGTACTAAACATCAGTGTACTTTGGCTCATAACTGTCCTGAATGCTGCGCTCCAATTAACTACATAGAAAATGAGTCAATCACTCATTGTTCATGCGGTTTTGAGCTAACTTGGGCTAGTACCTCGCCTGTAAATGCATTAAGCATTGAGCATTTAAATAAATTGCTGGATAAAAGTGAGCGCAATGATAGCCACTCGCTATTTAACAACACTACTCTTACAGAACGCTTTGCTGCGCTTCTTTGGTATCAGGGGCGGTATTCTCAAACAGATAACTTTTGTTTAGATGACGCTGTGGATTATTTTAGTATGTGGCCAGCAGTTTTTTATAAAGAGCTTGATGAACTAAGTAAAAATGCAGAAATGAAGCTAATAGATCTGTTTAATAAAACAGAGTTTAAGTTTATTTTCGGTGATGCTATTTTGGCTTGCCCCAGTACTCAAATGCAGAGAGAACTTCACTTTATTTATAGGGCTCTATTAGATTATTTAGTTACTTTGGTTGAGGGTAATCCTAAAGCTAAAAAACCAAACACAGCCGACTTATTGGTAAGCGTATTAGAGGCTGCAACTTTGTTAGGCACTTCAGTAGAACAGGTTTATAGGTTGTACCAAGATGGTATTTTGCAAACGGCATTTCGTCACAAAATGAACCAGCGAATCAATCCCTATAAGGGCGTGTTTTTTTTAAGGCATGCTATAGAGTACAAAACTAGTTTTGGAAATGATAAAGCTAGAATGTATTTGTCGGCATGGTGAGTATATGCATTTAAAAGAACTGTTAGAGATTACAGACATCGCTGAGCGAGATAGGTTGATACGTCGTGCTTTTAACCCTTACACAACAACGATTGATATAACAGGCTGCGAAGGCAATACTTTAATTATTTTGTTAAACCTGACTTACCGAAAAAACCAAGTTGATGACTTGCTGGATAAGCAGTTAGCAAAACAGGCTTTAAAAAGTGAAGAGCATATTAATAAATGTATTAAGGAAATAGCGTGGTTT of Pseudoalteromonas arctica A 37-1-2 contains these proteins:
- a CDS encoding TniQ family protein, which codes for MAFLFSPKARAFSDESLESYLLRVVSENFFDSYEGLSLAIREELHELDFEAHGAFPIDLKRLNVYHAKHNSHFRMRALGLLETLLDLPRYELQKLALLKSDIKFNSSAALYKNGVDIPQKFIRYHTEAAVDSIPVCPQCLAEEAYIKQSWHIKWVDACTKHQCTLAHNCPECCAPINYIENESITHCSCGFELTWASTSPVNALSIEHLNKLLDKSERNDSHSLFNNTTLTERFAALLWYQGRYSQTDNFCLDDAVDYFSMWPAVFYKELDELSKNAEMKLIDLFNKTEFKFIFGDAILACPSTQMQRELHFIYRALLDYLVTLVEGNPKAKKPNTADLLVSVLEAATLLGTSVEQVYRLYQDGILQTAFRHKMNQRINPYKGVFFLRHAIEYKTSFGNDKARMYLSAW